Proteins encoded by one window of Arachis hypogaea cultivar Tifrunner chromosome 1, arahy.Tifrunner.gnm2.J5K5, whole genome shotgun sequence:
- the LOC112798058 gene encoding DNA (cytosine-5)-methyltransferase CMT2 isoform X1, which translates to MADGRQQNEMRSAMETAALLKSKSESLSLAFTESANRELAPLDMSSPPPSDISPRTHLRRSPRFPALNATVPRVRMRRLTHAAELRRSSRLNAVAVGGCKKRKPGSHSQSQSHARLLKQQRSRGPQLLSIADRKDQKSVLDGKCIQEKSCRRSPRLTPTSHSESSKAKDKLGAASSNKEFVKLFKQCHAKPLRQSPRLNPSGEACLQLQDVKMSGGNVRKSPILPSSSGSENMDVISFPKKEISEVVHQKDKDTELPIEFNSDSLVKQNSEVKTITRISLEIDDTDCLRSSSEVVENGRMGPDSLALLEFDDSPPRKKNKKVASTTIEIMDHKSIPSFVGNPIPDDEAQKRWGWRYELKNQNKGQKFKMNEDEEDEIIVNVKCHYAQAEIGNCIFSLGDCAIIKGDREENHVGKIIEFFQTTDDQDYFRVQWFYRVQDTVIQDEGSFHDKRRLFYSSIMNDNLIDCIIAKANVTIVTPRIDRRSISVSPSDFYYDMEYCVEYSTFRNIPAEALAVTKSPPESELRKTELLLLDLYSGCGGMSTGLCLGAKVSSVNLVTRWAVDSNKYATESLKLNHPDTYVRNELAEDFLELLKEWEKLCKRFKGNDTERILPLRSKGSEGVKKQVDSLAHDLPADEYEVSRIVDICYGDPNETGKCNLYLKVRWRGHSESEDTWEPLENLSNCKESIQEFVRKGMISKILPLPGEVDVICGGPPCQGVSGYNRFRNVASPLDDERNRQIVVFMDIVKYLKPKYVLMENVVDILKFDNGSLGRYALSRLVHMNYQARLGMVAAGCYGLPQFRLRVFLWGAHPSEVLPQFPLPSHDVIVSYWPPTEFERNTVAYDEGQPRELEKAIVLQDAISDLPAVTNRETCEEMPYRNPPETEFQRYIRSTKYEMTGSTLNGTTEEGLLYDHRPYILGEDDYLRVCQIPKRKGANFRDLPGLVVIDNVVRRHPTESPPLLPSGKPLVPDYAFTFEQGRSKRPFGRLWWDETVPTALTFPSCHNTKILHPEQDRVLSIREFARLQGFPDYYRFCGNVKQRYRQIGNAVAVPVGRALGYALGMAYMKKLSGNEALMTLPPKFSLSNYLQLSSKDQLGKTDTD; encoded by the exons ATGGCAGATGGCAGGCAACAGAATGAGATGAGATCCGCAATGGAGACGGCGGCGTTGTTGAAGTCAAAATCCGAAAGCTTAAGCTTAGCCTTCACAGAGTCCGCGAACAGAGAGCTAGCTCCTTTGGACATGTCGTCCCCGCCTCCTTCAGACATCTCCCCCCGCACACACCTGAGGAGATCTCCCAGGTTCCCCGCTCTCAATGCCACCGTGCCACGTGTTCGAATGCGGAGGCTCACCCATGCGGCTGAACTCCGGCGCTCTTCCAGGCTCAACGCGGTCGCCGTTGGGGGCTGCAAAAAGAGAAAGCCGGGGTCTCATTCTCAATCTCAATCTCATGCTCGCCTTCTTAAG CAGCAAAGATCTAGGGGTCCACAATTACTATCGAT TGCTGACAGGAAGGACCAGAAATCAGTTTTGGATGGAAAATGCATTCAGGAAAAGAGCTGTAGGAGATCTCCAAGGTTGACACCAACTTCTCATTCTGAATCATCAAAGGCAAAGGACAAACTTGGAGCTGCATCAAGCAATAAGGAATTCGTCAAGCTTTTCAAACAGTGTCATGCGAAGCCATTGAGGCAGTCTCCAAGATTAAATCCATCTGGTGAGGCATGTTTGCAACTGCAAGACGTGAAAATGTCTGGTGGAAACGTTAGGAAATCTCCAATACTTCCATCTTCAAGTGGCAGTGAAAACATGGACGTCATTTCATTTCCAAAAAAAGAAATTTCTGAAGTAGTTCACCAAAAGGACAAGGACACCGAACTTCCGATTGAATTTAATTCTGATTCACTAGTTAAACAGAATTCTGAAGTTAAAACCATCACAAGAATCTCTCTTGAAATTGATGATACAGATTGCTTGAGAAGTTCCTCAGAGGTGGTGGAAAATGGCAGAATGGGTCCTGATTCCCTTGCCTTGCTAGAGTTTGATGACAGCccaccaagaaagaaaaataaaaaagtggctTCTACAACGATTGAAATAATGGACCATAAAAGCATTCCTTCATTTGTTGGCAATCCAATACCAGATGATGAAGCTCAGAAAAGATGGGGATGGCGTTACGAATTGAAG AACCAAAATAAAGGCCAAAAGTTCAAAATGAA CGAGGATGAAGAAGACGAGATCATTGTAAATGTGAAATGCCACTATGCTCAAGCAGAAATTGGTAATTGCATTTTCAGTCTTGGTGATTGTGCAATTATAAAA GGTGACAGAGAAGAAAATCATGTTGGCAAGATTATTGAATTTTTCCAAACAACTGATGATCAAGATTATTTTAGAGTCCAATGGTTTTACAGAGTTCAAGATACA GTAATCCAAGATGAAGGCAGCTTCCATGACAAGAGGCGTTTATTCTATTCATCAATAATGAATGACAACTTAATAGACTGCATTATAGCAAAAGCTAATGTAACAATTGTAACACCTAGG ATTGATCGGAGGTCGATTTCTGTTTCACCATCTGACTTCTATTACGATATGGAATATTGTGTGGAATATTCTACATTCCGCAACATACCAGCAG AGGCCTTGGCAGTTACCAAAAGTCCACCCGAATCTGAGTTGCGGAAGACAGAATTATTACTACTAGATCTTTATTCTGGCTGTGGTGGCATGTCAACTGGATTGTGCTTGGGTGCCAAAGTTTCATCAGTTAACCTTGTGACG AGATGGGCTGTTGATAGCAACAAGTATGCAACTGAAAGCTTGAAACTAAACCATCCAGATACATAT GTGAGAAATGAATTGGCTGAGGATTTTCTGGAACTTTTGAAGGAATGGGAAAAGCTATGCAAACGGTTTAAAGGAAATGATACAGAAAGGATATTACCATTACGGTCAAAAGGCTCAGAAGGAGTAAAGAAACAAGTAGATTCTTTAGCTCATGATCTTCCTGCTGATGAATATGAAGTTTCTAGGATAGTTGATATATGCTATGGTGATCCCAATGAAACAGGGAAATGTAATCTATATTTGAAG GTGCGTTGGAGGGGTCACAGTGAAAGTGAGGATACATGGGAACCACTTGAAAACTTAAG TAATTGTAAGGAAAGCATACAGGAATTTGTGAGAAAAGGGATGATCTCCAAAATCTTGCCTCTTCCT GGTGAAGTTGATGTTATTTGTGGGGGCCCTCCTTGCCAAGGAGTTAGTGGATATAATCGCTTTAGAAATGTTGCTTCACCATTGGATGATGAAAGAAATCGTCAGATTGTAGTTTTCATGGATATAGTAAAGTATTTGAAGCCTAAGTATGTTTTAATGGAAAATGTGGTTGACATATTGAAATTTGACAACGGCTCACTTGGAAGATACGCATTGAGTCGTTTGGTACATATGAATTACCAAGCAAGATTGGGAATGGTTGCTGCTGGATGTTATGGTCTTCCACAATTCCGGTTGCGTGTTTTCTTGTGGGGTGCTCATCCCAGTGAG GTTCTACCTCAATTTCCATTGCCGTCACATGATGTCATTGTTAGCTATTGGCCTCCAACAGAGTTTGAG CGCAATACTGTTGCTTATGATGAAGGCCAACCTCGTGAACTTGAGAAAGCTATTGTTCTTCAAGATGCAATCTCTGATCTTCCTGCT GTGACAAACCGCGAAACTTGTGAAGAAATGCCATACAGAAATCCTCCAGAAACAGAATTTCAGAGATATATAAGGTCAACTAAATATG AGATGACTGGGTCAACATTGAATGGAACAACAGAGGAAGGTTTACTATATGATCACCGACCCTATATTTTGGGGGAAGATGACTACCTACGTGTTTGTCAAATTCCAAAACGGAAG GGAGCAAATTTCCGTGATCTTCCGGGTTTAGTTGTAATTGACAATGTGGTTAGGCGGCATCCAACTGAGAGTCCACCACTACTACCATCTGGAAAGCCCTTG GTTCCAGATTATGCCTTTACTTTCGAACAAGGGAGATCTAAGAG GCCATTTGGACGGTTGTGGTGGGATGAGACAGTTCCTACGGCACTGACCTTCCCAAGTTGCCATAATACG AAAATACTACATCCAGAGCAGGACCGAGTCCTAAGTATACGAGAATTTGCTAGGCTGCAGGGTTTTCctgattattatagattttgCGGGAATGTTAAACAGAG GTACCGGCAAATTGGGAATGCGGTTGCTGTTCCTGTTGGAAGGGCTTTAGGATATGCTCTTGGAATGGCATATATGAAGAAGCTCAGTGGAAATGAGGCACTTATGACCCTTCCTCCCAAGTTTTCTCTCTCCAATTATCTTCAGTTATCATCAAAGGATCAACTCGGCAAAACTGACACTGACTAG
- the LOC112798058 gene encoding DNA (cytosine-5)-methyltransferase CMT2 isoform X3, protein MPPCHVFECGGSPMRLNSGALPGSTRSPLGAAKRESRGLILNLNLMLAFLSADRKDQKSVLDGKCIQEKSCRRSPRLTPTSHSESSKAKDKLGAASSNKEFVKLFKQCHAKPLRQSPRLNPSGEACLQLQDVKMSGGNVRKSPILPSSSGSENMDVISFPKKEISEVVHQKDKDTELPIEFNSDSLVKQNSEVKTITRISLEIDDTDCLRSSSEVVENGRMGPDSLALLEFDDSPPRKKNKKVASTTIEIMDHKSIPSFVGNPIPDDEAQKRWGWRYELKNQNKGQKFKMNEDEEDEIIVNVKCHYAQAEIGNCIFSLGDCAIIKGDREENHVGKIIEFFQTTDDQDYFRVQWFYRVQDTVIQDEGSFHDKRRLFYSSIMNDNLIDCIIAKANVTIVTPRIDRRSISVSPSDFYYDMEYCVEYSTFRNIPAEALAVTKSPPESELRKTELLLLDLYSGCGGMSTGLCLGAKVSSVNLVTRWAVDSNKYATESLKLNHPDTYVRNELAEDFLELLKEWEKLCKRFKGNDTERILPLRSKGSEGVKKQVDSLAHDLPADEYEVSRIVDICYGDPNETGKCNLYLKVRWRGHSESEDTWEPLENLSNCKESIQEFVRKGMISKILPLPGEVDVICGGPPCQGVSGYNRFRNVASPLDDERNRQIVVFMDIVKYLKPKYVLMENVVDILKFDNGSLGRYALSRLVHMNYQARLGMVAAGCYGLPQFRLRVFLWGAHPSEVLPQFPLPSHDVIVSYWPPTEFERNTVAYDEGQPRELEKAIVLQDAISDLPAVTNRETCEEMPYRNPPETEFQRYIRSTKYEMTGSTLNGTTEEGLLYDHRPYILGEDDYLRVCQIPKRKGANFRDLPGLVVIDNVVRRHPTESPPLLPSGKPLVPDYAFTFEQGRSKRPFGRLWWDETVPTALTFPSCHNTKILHPEQDRVLSIREFARLQGFPDYYRFCGNVKQRYRQIGNAVAVPVGRALGYALGMAYMKKLSGNEALMTLPPKFSLSNYLQLSSKDQLGKTDTD, encoded by the exons ATGCCACCGTGCCACGTGTTCGAATGCGGAGGCTCACCCATGCGGCTGAACTCCGGCGCTCTTCCAGGCTCAACGCGGTCGCCGTTGGGGGCTGCAAAAAGAGAAAGCCGGGGTCTCATTCTCAATCTCAATCTCATGCTCGCCTTCTTAAG TGCTGACAGGAAGGACCAGAAATCAGTTTTGGATGGAAAATGCATTCAGGAAAAGAGCTGTAGGAGATCTCCAAGGTTGACACCAACTTCTCATTCTGAATCATCAAAGGCAAAGGACAAACTTGGAGCTGCATCAAGCAATAAGGAATTCGTCAAGCTTTTCAAACAGTGTCATGCGAAGCCATTGAGGCAGTCTCCAAGATTAAATCCATCTGGTGAGGCATGTTTGCAACTGCAAGACGTGAAAATGTCTGGTGGAAACGTTAGGAAATCTCCAATACTTCCATCTTCAAGTGGCAGTGAAAACATGGACGTCATTTCATTTCCAAAAAAAGAAATTTCTGAAGTAGTTCACCAAAAGGACAAGGACACCGAACTTCCGATTGAATTTAATTCTGATTCACTAGTTAAACAGAATTCTGAAGTTAAAACCATCACAAGAATCTCTCTTGAAATTGATGATACAGATTGCTTGAGAAGTTCCTCAGAGGTGGTGGAAAATGGCAGAATGGGTCCTGATTCCCTTGCCTTGCTAGAGTTTGATGACAGCccaccaagaaagaaaaataaaaaagtggctTCTACAACGATTGAAATAATGGACCATAAAAGCATTCCTTCATTTGTTGGCAATCCAATACCAGATGATGAAGCTCAGAAAAGATGGGGATGGCGTTACGAATTGAAG AACCAAAATAAAGGCCAAAAGTTCAAAATGAA CGAGGATGAAGAAGACGAGATCATTGTAAATGTGAAATGCCACTATGCTCAAGCAGAAATTGGTAATTGCATTTTCAGTCTTGGTGATTGTGCAATTATAAAA GGTGACAGAGAAGAAAATCATGTTGGCAAGATTATTGAATTTTTCCAAACAACTGATGATCAAGATTATTTTAGAGTCCAATGGTTTTACAGAGTTCAAGATACA GTAATCCAAGATGAAGGCAGCTTCCATGACAAGAGGCGTTTATTCTATTCATCAATAATGAATGACAACTTAATAGACTGCATTATAGCAAAAGCTAATGTAACAATTGTAACACCTAGG ATTGATCGGAGGTCGATTTCTGTTTCACCATCTGACTTCTATTACGATATGGAATATTGTGTGGAATATTCTACATTCCGCAACATACCAGCAG AGGCCTTGGCAGTTACCAAAAGTCCACCCGAATCTGAGTTGCGGAAGACAGAATTATTACTACTAGATCTTTATTCTGGCTGTGGTGGCATGTCAACTGGATTGTGCTTGGGTGCCAAAGTTTCATCAGTTAACCTTGTGACG AGATGGGCTGTTGATAGCAACAAGTATGCAACTGAAAGCTTGAAACTAAACCATCCAGATACATAT GTGAGAAATGAATTGGCTGAGGATTTTCTGGAACTTTTGAAGGAATGGGAAAAGCTATGCAAACGGTTTAAAGGAAATGATACAGAAAGGATATTACCATTACGGTCAAAAGGCTCAGAAGGAGTAAAGAAACAAGTAGATTCTTTAGCTCATGATCTTCCTGCTGATGAATATGAAGTTTCTAGGATAGTTGATATATGCTATGGTGATCCCAATGAAACAGGGAAATGTAATCTATATTTGAAG GTGCGTTGGAGGGGTCACAGTGAAAGTGAGGATACATGGGAACCACTTGAAAACTTAAG TAATTGTAAGGAAAGCATACAGGAATTTGTGAGAAAAGGGATGATCTCCAAAATCTTGCCTCTTCCT GGTGAAGTTGATGTTATTTGTGGGGGCCCTCCTTGCCAAGGAGTTAGTGGATATAATCGCTTTAGAAATGTTGCTTCACCATTGGATGATGAAAGAAATCGTCAGATTGTAGTTTTCATGGATATAGTAAAGTATTTGAAGCCTAAGTATGTTTTAATGGAAAATGTGGTTGACATATTGAAATTTGACAACGGCTCACTTGGAAGATACGCATTGAGTCGTTTGGTACATATGAATTACCAAGCAAGATTGGGAATGGTTGCTGCTGGATGTTATGGTCTTCCACAATTCCGGTTGCGTGTTTTCTTGTGGGGTGCTCATCCCAGTGAG GTTCTACCTCAATTTCCATTGCCGTCACATGATGTCATTGTTAGCTATTGGCCTCCAACAGAGTTTGAG CGCAATACTGTTGCTTATGATGAAGGCCAACCTCGTGAACTTGAGAAAGCTATTGTTCTTCAAGATGCAATCTCTGATCTTCCTGCT GTGACAAACCGCGAAACTTGTGAAGAAATGCCATACAGAAATCCTCCAGAAACAGAATTTCAGAGATATATAAGGTCAACTAAATATG AGATGACTGGGTCAACATTGAATGGAACAACAGAGGAAGGTTTACTATATGATCACCGACCCTATATTTTGGGGGAAGATGACTACCTACGTGTTTGTCAAATTCCAAAACGGAAG GGAGCAAATTTCCGTGATCTTCCGGGTTTAGTTGTAATTGACAATGTGGTTAGGCGGCATCCAACTGAGAGTCCACCACTACTACCATCTGGAAAGCCCTTG GTTCCAGATTATGCCTTTACTTTCGAACAAGGGAGATCTAAGAG GCCATTTGGACGGTTGTGGTGGGATGAGACAGTTCCTACGGCACTGACCTTCCCAAGTTGCCATAATACG AAAATACTACATCCAGAGCAGGACCGAGTCCTAAGTATACGAGAATTTGCTAGGCTGCAGGGTTTTCctgattattatagattttgCGGGAATGTTAAACAGAG GTACCGGCAAATTGGGAATGCGGTTGCTGTTCCTGTTGGAAGGGCTTTAGGATATGCTCTTGGAATGGCATATATGAAGAAGCTCAGTGGAAATGAGGCACTTATGACCCTTCCTCCCAAGTTTTCTCTCTCCAATTATCTTCAGTTATCATCAAAGGATCAACTCGGCAAAACTGACACTGACTAG
- the LOC112798058 gene encoding DNA (cytosine-5)-methyltransferase CMT2 isoform X2: MADGRQQNEMRSAMETAALLKSKSESLSLAFTESANRELAPLDMSSPPPSDISPRTHLRRSPRFPALNATVPRVRMRRLTHAAELRRSSRLNAVAVGGCKKRKPGSHSQSQSHARLLKQRSRGPQLLSIADRKDQKSVLDGKCIQEKSCRRSPRLTPTSHSESSKAKDKLGAASSNKEFVKLFKQCHAKPLRQSPRLNPSGEACLQLQDVKMSGGNVRKSPILPSSSGSENMDVISFPKKEISEVVHQKDKDTELPIEFNSDSLVKQNSEVKTITRISLEIDDTDCLRSSSEVVENGRMGPDSLALLEFDDSPPRKKNKKVASTTIEIMDHKSIPSFVGNPIPDDEAQKRWGWRYELKNQNKGQKFKMNEDEEDEIIVNVKCHYAQAEIGNCIFSLGDCAIIKGDREENHVGKIIEFFQTTDDQDYFRVQWFYRVQDTVIQDEGSFHDKRRLFYSSIMNDNLIDCIIAKANVTIVTPRIDRRSISVSPSDFYYDMEYCVEYSTFRNIPAEALAVTKSPPESELRKTELLLLDLYSGCGGMSTGLCLGAKVSSVNLVTRWAVDSNKYATESLKLNHPDTYVRNELAEDFLELLKEWEKLCKRFKGNDTERILPLRSKGSEGVKKQVDSLAHDLPADEYEVSRIVDICYGDPNETGKCNLYLKVRWRGHSESEDTWEPLENLSNCKESIQEFVRKGMISKILPLPGEVDVICGGPPCQGVSGYNRFRNVASPLDDERNRQIVVFMDIVKYLKPKYVLMENVVDILKFDNGSLGRYALSRLVHMNYQARLGMVAAGCYGLPQFRLRVFLWGAHPSEVLPQFPLPSHDVIVSYWPPTEFERNTVAYDEGQPRELEKAIVLQDAISDLPAVTNRETCEEMPYRNPPETEFQRYIRSTKYEMTGSTLNGTTEEGLLYDHRPYILGEDDYLRVCQIPKRKGANFRDLPGLVVIDNVVRRHPTESPPLLPSGKPLVPDYAFTFEQGRSKRPFGRLWWDETVPTALTFPSCHNTKILHPEQDRVLSIREFARLQGFPDYYRFCGNVKQRYRQIGNAVAVPVGRALGYALGMAYMKKLSGNEALMTLPPKFSLSNYLQLSSKDQLGKTDTD, translated from the exons ATGGCAGATGGCAGGCAACAGAATGAGATGAGATCCGCAATGGAGACGGCGGCGTTGTTGAAGTCAAAATCCGAAAGCTTAAGCTTAGCCTTCACAGAGTCCGCGAACAGAGAGCTAGCTCCTTTGGACATGTCGTCCCCGCCTCCTTCAGACATCTCCCCCCGCACACACCTGAGGAGATCTCCCAGGTTCCCCGCTCTCAATGCCACCGTGCCACGTGTTCGAATGCGGAGGCTCACCCATGCGGCTGAACTCCGGCGCTCTTCCAGGCTCAACGCGGTCGCCGTTGGGGGCTGCAAAAAGAGAAAGCCGGGGTCTCATTCTCAATCTCAATCTCATGCTCGCCTTCTTAAG CAAAGATCTAGGGGTCCACAATTACTATCGAT TGCTGACAGGAAGGACCAGAAATCAGTTTTGGATGGAAAATGCATTCAGGAAAAGAGCTGTAGGAGATCTCCAAGGTTGACACCAACTTCTCATTCTGAATCATCAAAGGCAAAGGACAAACTTGGAGCTGCATCAAGCAATAAGGAATTCGTCAAGCTTTTCAAACAGTGTCATGCGAAGCCATTGAGGCAGTCTCCAAGATTAAATCCATCTGGTGAGGCATGTTTGCAACTGCAAGACGTGAAAATGTCTGGTGGAAACGTTAGGAAATCTCCAATACTTCCATCTTCAAGTGGCAGTGAAAACATGGACGTCATTTCATTTCCAAAAAAAGAAATTTCTGAAGTAGTTCACCAAAAGGACAAGGACACCGAACTTCCGATTGAATTTAATTCTGATTCACTAGTTAAACAGAATTCTGAAGTTAAAACCATCACAAGAATCTCTCTTGAAATTGATGATACAGATTGCTTGAGAAGTTCCTCAGAGGTGGTGGAAAATGGCAGAATGGGTCCTGATTCCCTTGCCTTGCTAGAGTTTGATGACAGCccaccaagaaagaaaaataaaaaagtggctTCTACAACGATTGAAATAATGGACCATAAAAGCATTCCTTCATTTGTTGGCAATCCAATACCAGATGATGAAGCTCAGAAAAGATGGGGATGGCGTTACGAATTGAAG AACCAAAATAAAGGCCAAAAGTTCAAAATGAA CGAGGATGAAGAAGACGAGATCATTGTAAATGTGAAATGCCACTATGCTCAAGCAGAAATTGGTAATTGCATTTTCAGTCTTGGTGATTGTGCAATTATAAAA GGTGACAGAGAAGAAAATCATGTTGGCAAGATTATTGAATTTTTCCAAACAACTGATGATCAAGATTATTTTAGAGTCCAATGGTTTTACAGAGTTCAAGATACA GTAATCCAAGATGAAGGCAGCTTCCATGACAAGAGGCGTTTATTCTATTCATCAATAATGAATGACAACTTAATAGACTGCATTATAGCAAAAGCTAATGTAACAATTGTAACACCTAGG ATTGATCGGAGGTCGATTTCTGTTTCACCATCTGACTTCTATTACGATATGGAATATTGTGTGGAATATTCTACATTCCGCAACATACCAGCAG AGGCCTTGGCAGTTACCAAAAGTCCACCCGAATCTGAGTTGCGGAAGACAGAATTATTACTACTAGATCTTTATTCTGGCTGTGGTGGCATGTCAACTGGATTGTGCTTGGGTGCCAAAGTTTCATCAGTTAACCTTGTGACG AGATGGGCTGTTGATAGCAACAAGTATGCAACTGAAAGCTTGAAACTAAACCATCCAGATACATAT GTGAGAAATGAATTGGCTGAGGATTTTCTGGAACTTTTGAAGGAATGGGAAAAGCTATGCAAACGGTTTAAAGGAAATGATACAGAAAGGATATTACCATTACGGTCAAAAGGCTCAGAAGGAGTAAAGAAACAAGTAGATTCTTTAGCTCATGATCTTCCTGCTGATGAATATGAAGTTTCTAGGATAGTTGATATATGCTATGGTGATCCCAATGAAACAGGGAAATGTAATCTATATTTGAAG GTGCGTTGGAGGGGTCACAGTGAAAGTGAGGATACATGGGAACCACTTGAAAACTTAAG TAATTGTAAGGAAAGCATACAGGAATTTGTGAGAAAAGGGATGATCTCCAAAATCTTGCCTCTTCCT GGTGAAGTTGATGTTATTTGTGGGGGCCCTCCTTGCCAAGGAGTTAGTGGATATAATCGCTTTAGAAATGTTGCTTCACCATTGGATGATGAAAGAAATCGTCAGATTGTAGTTTTCATGGATATAGTAAAGTATTTGAAGCCTAAGTATGTTTTAATGGAAAATGTGGTTGACATATTGAAATTTGACAACGGCTCACTTGGAAGATACGCATTGAGTCGTTTGGTACATATGAATTACCAAGCAAGATTGGGAATGGTTGCTGCTGGATGTTATGGTCTTCCACAATTCCGGTTGCGTGTTTTCTTGTGGGGTGCTCATCCCAGTGAG GTTCTACCTCAATTTCCATTGCCGTCACATGATGTCATTGTTAGCTATTGGCCTCCAACAGAGTTTGAG CGCAATACTGTTGCTTATGATGAAGGCCAACCTCGTGAACTTGAGAAAGCTATTGTTCTTCAAGATGCAATCTCTGATCTTCCTGCT GTGACAAACCGCGAAACTTGTGAAGAAATGCCATACAGAAATCCTCCAGAAACAGAATTTCAGAGATATATAAGGTCAACTAAATATG AGATGACTGGGTCAACATTGAATGGAACAACAGAGGAAGGTTTACTATATGATCACCGACCCTATATTTTGGGGGAAGATGACTACCTACGTGTTTGTCAAATTCCAAAACGGAAG GGAGCAAATTTCCGTGATCTTCCGGGTTTAGTTGTAATTGACAATGTGGTTAGGCGGCATCCAACTGAGAGTCCACCACTACTACCATCTGGAAAGCCCTTG GTTCCAGATTATGCCTTTACTTTCGAACAAGGGAGATCTAAGAG GCCATTTGGACGGTTGTGGTGGGATGAGACAGTTCCTACGGCACTGACCTTCCCAAGTTGCCATAATACG AAAATACTACATCCAGAGCAGGACCGAGTCCTAAGTATACGAGAATTTGCTAGGCTGCAGGGTTTTCctgattattatagattttgCGGGAATGTTAAACAGAG GTACCGGCAAATTGGGAATGCGGTTGCTGTTCCTGTTGGAAGGGCTTTAGGATATGCTCTTGGAATGGCATATATGAAGAAGCTCAGTGGAAATGAGGCACTTATGACCCTTCCTCCCAAGTTTTCTCTCTCCAATTATCTTCAGTTATCATCAAAGGATCAACTCGGCAAAACTGACACTGACTAG